One Xylanibacillus composti genomic region harbors:
- the murB gene encoding UDP-N-acetylmuramate dehydrogenase yields the protein MNACITELKEAHIGRVLANEPMADYTTWKIGGPADVLIVPDGKAELMEAMRILYRHKMPWMLLGRGSNLLVSDKGIRGAVIKLGPAFEQLRYEGDLVYVGGAYSFIKLSVMTGKQGLTGLEYAGGIPGTVGGAVYMNAGAHGSDVSRILQSAEVVTEKGELVRMDNEDFQFAYRYSRLHDHPGIVTEAVFKLAPGDRKEIAAAMASFKDRRLRTQPLQMACAGSVFRNPEQHFAAKLIEEAGLKGTRVGGAEVSVQHANFIVNTGNATAEDVITLIRNIQHIVKEKAQVELIPEVLFVGER from the coding sequence ATGAACGCTTGCATCACCGAGCTTAAAGAGGCGCACATCGGCCGAGTGCTCGCAAATGAGCCGATGGCCGATTATACGACCTGGAAGATCGGCGGCCCCGCGGATGTGCTGATCGTGCCGGACGGAAAAGCCGAGCTAATGGAGGCGATGCGCATTCTATACAGGCACAAGATGCCCTGGATGCTGCTGGGACGCGGCTCCAATCTGCTCGTATCCGACAAAGGAATTAGAGGGGCCGTGATCAAGCTCGGGCCGGCATTTGAACAGCTGCGTTATGAGGGGGATCTTGTTTATGTCGGAGGCGCCTACTCATTTATCAAGCTATCGGTGATGACCGGCAAGCAGGGACTGACCGGGCTGGAATACGCGGGCGGTATTCCGGGAACGGTGGGAGGAGCCGTTTACATGAACGCAGGAGCTCACGGTTCGGATGTGTCGCGCATTTTGCAGTCCGCTGAAGTGGTAACCGAAAAAGGGGAATTGGTCAGGATGGACAATGAAGACTTTCAGTTCGCGTACAGATATTCGCGACTGCATGATCACCCCGGCATCGTGACAGAGGCCGTATTCAAGCTTGCGCCTGGAGACCGCAAGGAAATCGCAGCCGCGATGGCTTCCTTCAAGGACCGCCGACTGCGAACGCAGCCGCTCCAAATGGCTTGCGCCGGCAGTGTGTTTCGCAATCCGGAACAGCACTTTGCCGCCAAGCTTATCGAGGAGGCAGGGTTGAAAGGCACGCGCGTCGGGGGAGCGGAAGTTTCGGTTCAGCACGCCAATTTCATCGTAAATACAGGGAACGCCACTGCAGAGGACGTGATCACCCTGATCCGCAACATTCAACACATCGTGAAGGAAAAGGCGCAGGTTGAATTGATTCCAGAGGTGTTGTTCGTGGGTGAGCGTTAA
- the murG gene encoding undecaprenyldiphospho-muramoylpentapeptide beta-N-acetylglucosaminyltransferase: protein MRIVLTGGGTGGHIYPALAIARHCLQRKPSCEFLYIGSNRGLEKDIVPQAGFRFESVEISGFRRKLSLDNLKTVIRFWQAVGRSKKLLREFQPDVVVGTGGYVCGPVIYAAAKLGIPTLLHEQNAVPGLTNRFLSARATVVAVSFPGNESAFPKAKKAVYTGNPRATEVTGADPAAGRSSLGLDSDTPLVVVVGGSGGARSINTCMAEMADRVRELPGTHFLFITGKAYYDNTAARIAELGEQPNNLTVVPYVDRMPDILAATSLIVTRSGASFMAEITALGIPSVQIPSPYVTNNHQEANARSLQQGDAAEVILESELTGERLFDQIRKLIEDPIRREYMAGQAKKFGQPDAAERIYQHLLAITAKPAR from the coding sequence ATGCGGATCGTCTTGACAGGCGGCGGCACCGGCGGACATATATACCCCGCGCTGGCCATAGCCAGGCATTGCCTGCAGCGCAAGCCGTCCTGCGAGTTTTTATACATAGGCTCAAATCGGGGCTTGGAGAAGGATATTGTCCCGCAGGCAGGATTTCGCTTCGAATCGGTGGAGATTTCGGGCTTTCGCCGGAAGCTGTCCCTCGATAACCTGAAGACCGTGATCCGGTTTTGGCAAGCAGTCGGCCGGAGCAAGAAGCTGCTTCGGGAGTTTCAGCCAGATGTGGTGGTCGGCACCGGCGGTTACGTGTGCGGACCGGTAATCTACGCCGCCGCCAAGCTCGGCATACCGACCCTGCTGCACGAGCAAAACGCCGTGCCTGGCCTGACGAATCGCTTTCTTAGCGCCAGGGCTACAGTGGTGGCGGTCAGCTTCCCCGGCAATGAAAGCGCGTTTCCGAAGGCGAAGAAGGCCGTTTACACCGGAAATCCTCGCGCCACGGAGGTCACAGGCGCCGATCCTGCAGCGGGGAGAAGCAGTCTCGGACTGGATAGCGACACGCCATTGGTTGTAGTCGTTGGCGGCAGCGGAGGCGCCCGATCCATTAACACTTGCATGGCGGAAATGGCGGATCGCGTACGCGAGCTGCCGGGCACTCATTTCTTGTTTATAACCGGCAAGGCCTATTATGACAATACCGCGGCGCGAATTGCGGAGCTTGGCGAGCAGCCGAACAACTTGACAGTTGTGCCGTATGTGGACCGCATGCCGGATATTTTGGCCGCGACATCGCTGATCGTTACCCGCTCCGGCGCTTCCTTTATGGCGGAAATTACCGCACTGGGAATCCCGTCGGTCCAAATCCCGTCGCCCTATGTGACCAACAATCATCAGGAAGCGAATGCCCGAAGCTTGCAGCAGGGCGATGCAGCGGAAGTGATCCTGGAAAGCGAGCTGACTGGAGAGCGCTTATTCGACCAAATCCGCAAGCTGATAGAAGATCCCATTCGGCGTGAATATATGGCCGGCCAAGCGAAGAAATTCGGGCAGCCCGACGCTGCGGAGCGGATTTATCAGCATTTGCTGGCGATCACTGCAAAGCCCGCCCGATAA
- the spoVE gene encoding stage V sporulation protein E, with protein sequence MGKGRTAPDFLMILSTLALLAIGIVMVYSASAVTAFHDYGDSFYYLKRQLIFALLGLVAMYFTMNTDYWVWKKFSKAGLIACFALLVIVLVPGVGVVRGGARSWLGIGSLGIQPSEFMKLAMILFLAKLLSEQQGKITQFTQGLLPPLALVGAAFGLIMLQPDLGTGAVLVGASMLVIFVAGARLSHIAWLGAVGLAGMVALIAAAPYRLKRITAFLDPWQDPLGAGYQAIQSLYAIGPGQLVGLGLGMSRQKYNYLPEPQTDFIFSIIAEELGFLGGATVLLLFTLLIWRGYRTALTAPDTFGSFLAAGITSIVAVQVVINIGVVIGMMPVTGITLPLISAGGSSLTLMLTALGLLLNISRYAR encoded by the coding sequence ATGGGCAAAGGTCGCACCGCGCCAGATTTCCTCATGATCTTATCCACGCTGGCGCTGCTGGCTATTGGCATAGTGATGGTTTACAGCGCAAGTGCGGTAACGGCGTTTCATGACTACGGGGATTCGTTTTACTATTTGAAGCGCCAATTAATCTTCGCTTTACTCGGTTTGGTTGCGATGTACTTTACGATGAATACAGATTACTGGGTTTGGAAGAAATTCTCCAAAGCCGGACTGATTGCGTGCTTTGCCTTGCTGGTAATCGTGCTGGTGCCCGGAGTCGGCGTAGTGCGCGGCGGCGCGCGCAGCTGGCTGGGCATTGGCTCGCTCGGCATTCAGCCTTCCGAATTTATGAAGCTAGCCATGATCTTGTTTTTGGCGAAGCTGCTGTCAGAGCAGCAGGGGAAGATTACGCAATTTACCCAGGGACTTCTGCCTCCCTTGGCGTTGGTAGGAGCGGCTTTCGGCCTGATTATGCTCCAGCCTGATCTGGGAACAGGAGCTGTGCTGGTCGGTGCTTCCATGCTTGTGATTTTCGTTGCGGGGGCTCGCCTGTCGCATATTGCCTGGCTGGGCGCTGTCGGGTTAGCCGGGATGGTTGCTCTTATTGCAGCCGCCCCGTATCGGCTGAAGCGGATTACCGCTTTTCTCGATCCTTGGCAGGACCCGCTCGGCGCGGGCTATCAGGCGATCCAATCCCTGTATGCGATTGGACCCGGCCAGCTTGTTGGACTCGGGCTCGGCATGAGTCGTCAGAAGTACAATTACTTGCCTGAACCGCAAACGGATTTTATCTTTTCGATCATAGCAGAAGAATTAGGCTTTCTTGGCGGTGCAACGGTCTTGCTCTTGTTCACTTTGCTGATATGGAGAGGGTACAGGACGGCGCTGACAGCACCGGATACATTCGGCAGCTTTCTGGCAGCAGGGATTACCTCCATCGTCGCCGTGCAGGTCGTCATCAATATTGGCGTCGTTATCGGCATGATGCCGGTTACGGGCATCACGCTGCCGCTAATCAGCGCGGGCGGCTCCTCGCTTACATTAATGCTGACTGCCTTGGGTCTACTTCTGAATATATCTCGATACGCGAGGTGA
- the murD gene encoding UDP-N-acetylmuramoyl-L-alanine--D-glutamate ligase has protein sequence MTVHPSKYRGKEVIILGLARSGQAVAKLFHEAGAQVVVNDRKPREESPEAASLEALGIRVICGGHPDNLVKASTALLIKNPGIPYHAEPVRQAMTLGVPVVTEVEVAYELSEVPIIGITGSNGKTTTTSWIGHVLRKAGLSPVVAGNIGTPLCEAVISDEAKKAGWLVVELSSFQLKGTSAFRPRIACVLNLYETHLDYHGTMEDYGGSKAKLIVNMEETDCAVLNADDSFCRLLAGKTRARKLLFSSRQSLEQGVYVQKDEEDGPVIVHRHPSGAVERIVPVSALGIPGSHNVENALAATAVCLAAGVDVATIAEGLSDFRGVEHRTEVVAEKDKILFINDSKATNPTATGKGLDAFDRPVVLIAGGLDRGSDYMELLPYFAGKVKGVVALGETRYKIKRVAEKAGLRQIKIVDTGKEDAPGALQQAVAEAYRMASEGDIVLLSPACASWDMFPSYEERGRIFKEAVHTL, from the coding sequence ATGACCGTACATCCAAGCAAATACCGGGGAAAGGAAGTGATTATCCTCGGTCTGGCGAGAAGTGGACAGGCTGTTGCCAAGCTGTTCCACGAGGCGGGCGCTCAAGTTGTGGTCAATGACCGCAAGCCGCGTGAGGAAAGCCCGGAAGCAGCCTCGCTGGAAGCGCTCGGCATCCGCGTCATCTGCGGGGGGCATCCTGATAACCTGGTGAAGGCGAGCACTGCGCTGCTCATTAAAAATCCGGGCATTCCTTACCATGCGGAGCCTGTCAGGCAGGCTATGACGCTGGGTGTGCCTGTTGTGACTGAAGTGGAAGTCGCCTATGAGCTGAGCGAGGTGCCCATTATCGGCATTACCGGCTCGAATGGCAAGACCACGACGACATCCTGGATCGGACATGTGCTCCGCAAGGCGGGGCTGTCGCCTGTGGTTGCCGGCAATATCGGCACGCCTCTATGCGAGGCCGTAATCAGCGATGAGGCGAAGAAGGCCGGTTGGCTTGTCGTGGAGCTGAGCAGTTTTCAGTTGAAGGGCACCTCGGCCTTCCGGCCGCGCATTGCCTGTGTGCTGAATCTGTACGAGACACATCTGGACTATCATGGCACGATGGAGGATTATGGCGGCTCGAAGGCAAAGCTGATCGTCAATATGGAAGAGACCGACTGCGCGGTACTGAATGCAGACGATTCGTTCTGCCGTTTGCTGGCGGGCAAGACCCGCGCCCGGAAGCTCCTTTTCTCCAGCCGGCAATCCTTGGAGCAAGGCGTTTATGTGCAGAAGGATGAGGAAGACGGTCCAGTGATTGTGCATCGCCATCCTTCAGGCGCTGTGGAGCGAATAGTGCCTGTCAGCGCACTGGGAATTCCGGGATCGCACAATGTGGAGAATGCGCTGGCGGCAACGGCCGTATGTTTGGCCGCAGGTGTGGACGTGGCAACCATCGCGGAAGGGCTGTCGGATTTTCGCGGGGTAGAGCATCGAACCGAAGTCGTTGCGGAGAAGGATAAAATCCTATTCATCAATGATTCCAAGGCTACCAACCCGACAGCCACCGGCAAGGGCTTGGATGCTTTCGATCGGCCGGTCGTCCTGATTGCCGGGGGGCTGGACAGGGGGTCTGATTATATGGAGCTGCTGCCCTACTTTGCCGGCAAGGTCAAAGGTGTGGTAGCCTTAGGCGAGACAAGATATAAAATCAAGCGCGTGGCGGAAAAAGCGGGACTGCGCCAGATCAAAATCGTCGATACTGGTAAGGAAGATGCTCCCGGAGCGCTGCAGCAGGCTGTAGCGGAAGCTTATCGTATGGCTTCAGAGGGAGATATCGTGCTGCTTTCTCCGGCGTGCGCGAGCTGGGACATGTTCCCCTCGTATGAAGAGCGTGGACGCATTTTTAAGGAAGCGGTGCATACCCTTTAA